From Neosynechococcus sphagnicola sy1, the proteins below share one genomic window:
- the cobJ gene encoding precorrin-3B C(17)-methyltransferase, producing the protein MQWHPRVLWVGIGCERGTTRELMEATLQRVCRSAHLAEAAIAGVATLDLKADEVGLVELCRDRHWPLRCFTAAELRTVAVPTPSERVAAEVGTPSVAEAAAILASTTRGGEPAPLRVTKHIGRSPDHPGAVTVAIAQAEQEYLGRPGQLWLVGTGPGQLAQMTPAAQGAIAQADVVIGYGLYIDLIRPLLRPGQIVEALPITQERQRAMRAIELAAWGLTVAVISSGDCGIYGMAGLVLEMLADRPWDGKTPSIQVFPGITALQAAASRVGAPLMHDFCAISLSDLLTPWAVIAQRLTAAAAADFVTALYNPRSQSRTSQIAIAQSIFLQHRPPNTPVAIVRAAYRPEEQIHLTTLGQLLEVPIDMLTTVLIGNGSTREQSGWMITPRGYLGADPSRLGKSSPTD; encoded by the coding sequence GTGCAATGGCATCCCCGGGTGTTGTGGGTGGGGATTGGCTGTGAGCGAGGCACAACCCGAGAGCTGATGGAAGCCACCTTGCAGCGGGTCTGTAGATCGGCCCACTTGGCGGAAGCCGCGATCGCTGGCGTGGCGACCCTCGACTTAAAAGCCGATGAAGTCGGATTGGTGGAACTCTGTCGCGATCGCCACTGGCCGTTACGCTGTTTTACCGCCGCTGAACTCAGAACAGTCGCGGTTCCCACCCCCTCAGAGCGTGTGGCGGCTGAAGTCGGTACTCCGAGTGTGGCTGAAGCAGCGGCCATCCTTGCCAGCACGACCAGGGGCGGTGAACCAGCACCCTTACGGGTCACCAAGCACATCGGGCGATCTCCCGACCACCCAGGCGCTGTCACCGTTGCCATCGCCCAGGCAGAACAGGAATATCTCGGACGACCGGGGCAGCTCTGGCTCGTGGGGACTGGCCCCGGACAATTGGCCCAAATGACCCCCGCCGCCCAAGGGGCGATCGCCCAGGCGGATGTAGTGATTGGCTACGGACTCTACATTGATCTGATTCGGCCATTGCTGCGCCCCGGACAAATTGTGGAAGCCCTGCCGATTACCCAGGAACGACAGCGAGCGATGCGGGCGATTGAGCTGGCAGCATGGGGCTTGACCGTTGCCGTGATTTCCTCCGGTGACTGTGGCATTTACGGCATGGCGGGATTGGTTTTAGAGATGTTGGCCGATCGCCCCTGGGATGGCAAAACTCCCAGTATCCAGGTTTTTCCCGGAATTACGGCCCTTCAGGCTGCTGCCTCCCGAGTTGGAGCCCCTTTGATGCACGACTTTTGTGCCATTAGTTTGAGTGATTTACTCACTCCCTGGGCGGTGATTGCGCAACGGTTGACAGCAGCAGCGGCGGCGGATTTTGTCACAGCCCTGTATAACCCGCGATCGCAAAGCCGTACCAGCCAAATTGCCATCGCCCAAAGCATTTTTCTGCAACACCGTCCCCCCAACACCCCCGTAGCCATTGTCCGCGCGGCCTATCGCCCTGAAGAGCAAATTCATCTGACCACCCTGGGTCAATTATTGGAGGTGCCTATTGATATGTTAACCACGGTGTTGATCGGCAATGGCAGCACCCGTGAGCAGAGTGGCTGGATGATTACCCCTCGGGGCTATCTGGGGGCTGACCCATCCCGACTGGGAAAATCTAGCCCAACAGATTAA
- a CDS encoding cobalamin biosynthesis central domain-containing protein — MLLQSFQPLGAIATTPTGVTCLLPLCQAQGFSLWIPTALQGSLTPSPVLQPYEGSLAAHLDSLWATHRSFIFCLATGAVVRLIAPLLQHKAIDPAVVVVDPSGQFVISLCSGHQGGADQLARFIASQLQATPILTGAANDLAMPGIDILGTPFGWQRGTGDWTGVSAAIARQEPIEVIQEVGSTLWQAHLPLGHGFTFGAPESLGGLPPKPGSGLAPPSGNLPPSQIFPRCNGIPGCCGWGLAVSEAQPES, encoded by the coding sequence TTGTTATTACAATCTTTTCAACCCCTAGGGGCGATCGCGACCACACCAACGGGGGTCACTTGTTTACTCCCCCTCTGTCAAGCCCAGGGATTCTCCCTCTGGATTCCAACTGCCTTGCAGGGGAGTCTGACACCAAGTCCAGTCCTCCAACCCTATGAAGGTTCCTTGGCGGCTCATCTCGACAGCCTTTGGGCAACCCATCGCAGTTTCATTTTCTGTCTGGCCACCGGAGCCGTGGTACGTCTGATTGCGCCACTGCTGCAACATAAGGCCATCGATCCGGCGGTGGTAGTAGTCGATCCGTCGGGTCAATTTGTGATCAGCTTGTGCAGCGGCCATCAGGGGGGAGCCGATCAACTGGCACGATTCATCGCCAGCCAACTCCAGGCAACCCCGATCCTGACGGGGGCGGCCAATGATTTAGCCATGCCGGGAATAGATATCCTGGGCACTCCCTTTGGCTGGCAACGGGGGACTGGAGACTGGACTGGGGTGAGTGCTGCGATCGCCCGCCAGGAACCTATCGAGGTAATACAAGAAGTCGGTTCAACCCTGTGGCAAGCCCATTTGCCCCTAGGGCATGGGTTCACCTTTGGGGCACCGGAGTCCCTGGGGGGGCTGCCCCCAAAGCCCGGATCTGGATTAGCGCCACCCAGCGGCAATTTGCCTCCGTCTCAGATTTTCCCAAGGTGCAATGGCATCCCCGGGTGTTGTGGGTGGGGATTGGCTGTGAGCGAGGCACAACCCGAGAGCTGA
- a CDS encoding exopolyphosphatase, translating to MSSQNQYRLVTRSDFDGLVCAVLLKELNMIDEIKFVHPKDMQDGKVEITSQDIITNLPYVEGAHLVFDHHYSEILSHENLGSNYILEPYAPSAARVVFNHFGGKSAFPRISLEMMAAVDKADSGQFTEADILEPEGWVLLNFIMDPRTGLGRFKEFNISNYQLMMDLIDYCKNHTVDEILELPDVRERTELYFAQTAEFKQQLQTCGQVYGNLVVLDFRQQDIVYAGNRFMIYALFPECNISIHVLWGLKQQNTVLAVGKSIFDRTSQTNIGELMTHYGRGGASHGRYLSSCQ from the coding sequence ATGAGTAGCCAGAATCAATATCGATTGGTGACCCGAAGCGACTTTGACGGGCTAGTTTGTGCTGTGCTCCTCAAAGAATTGAACATGATTGATGAGATTAAATTTGTCCATCCAAAAGATATGCAAGATGGCAAAGTAGAGATTACCAGTCAAGATATTATTACTAACCTGCCCTACGTGGAAGGGGCTCACTTAGTTTTTGATCACCACTACAGTGAAATCCTCTCCCATGAAAACCTGGGTAGCAACTATATCCTGGAGCCCTATGCGCCTTCCGCAGCTAGGGTTGTGTTTAATCACTTTGGGGGCAAGAGTGCCTTCCCTAGAATTTCCCTGGAAATGATGGCCGCTGTTGACAAAGCAGATTCCGGCCAGTTCACTGAAGCTGATATTTTAGAACCAGAAGGCTGGGTGCTGCTCAATTTTATCATGGATCCCCGTACTGGTTTGGGGCGGTTTAAAGAGTTTAATATTTCCAACTATCAATTAATGATGGATCTGATTGATTATTGTAAAAATCATACGGTGGATGAGATTTTAGAACTACCGGATGTCCGGGAGCGAACTGAACTTTACTTTGCCCAAACAGCCGAATTTAAGCAACAGTTACAAACCTGTGGGCAAGTCTATGGAAACTTAGTGGTTCTTGACTTCAGACAGCAGGATATTGTCTATGCTGGAAATCGATTTATGATCTACGCCCTGTTCCCAGAATGCAATATTTCCATTCATGTTCTCTGGGGGCTGAAGCAGCAGAATACAGTCTTAGCTGTGGGGAAATCAATTTTTGACCGCACCTCCCAGACGAACATTGGCGAGTTAATGACCCATTATGGTCGGGGGGGGGCATCCCATGGCCGGTACCTGTCAAGTTGCCAATGA
- a CDS encoding thioredoxin family protein — protein MSTNSMDSTPRSPLDIRLRNFLIVLVAIALSIGVVLGLRTQSSTASLSELAQQSVPLEVALSNQKPTMVEFYANWCTSCQAMAADIGALEGQYANQVNFVMLNVDNTNWLPEILRFRVDGIPHFVFMDRQGTAIANAIGEQPRSILAANLDALIADTPLPYAQVSGQTSTFSPSVTPKAAGDDPRSHGSQVVK, from the coding sequence ATGTCTACAAATTCCATGGACTCCACACCAAGATCACCACTGGATATCCGCCTGCGGAATTTCCTGATTGTCTTAGTGGCGATCGCCCTCAGCATTGGAGTCGTACTGGGGCTAAGAACTCAAAGTAGCACCGCGTCCCTCAGTGAATTAGCCCAACAGTCCGTTCCCTTAGAAGTGGCACTGAGCAATCAAAAGCCCACTATGGTGGAATTTTATGCCAACTGGTGTACCTCTTGTCAGGCGATGGCTGCCGATATTGGGGCTCTGGAAGGGCAGTATGCCAATCAGGTCAATTTCGTGATGCTGAATGTGGACAATACCAACTGGCTCCCCGAGATTTTGCGCTTTCGAGTCGATGGGATTCCCCACTTTGTGTTTATGGATCGGCAAGGAACCGCGATCGCCAATGCGATTGGTGAACAGCCGCGCTCGATTCTGGCAGCCAACCTGGATGCTCTGATTGCCGATACCCCCTTACCCTACGCCCAGGTATCTGGACAGACCTCGACTTTTTCCCCCTCGGTCACCCCCAAAGCTGCTGGTGATGATCCCCGGAGTCATGGGTCTCAAGTCGTCAAGTAG
- a CDS encoding lipid-A-disaccharide synthase-related protein, whose protein sequence is MKLLCLSNGHGEDAIALRILRELQTHDQCPELAALPIVGEGRAYEGIPVIGPVQAMPSGGFIYMDGRQLVRDLWGGLLQLTWRQWQTIRDWAKTGDLILAVGDIVPLFFAWCSGAPFAFVGTAKSEYYLRDEAGRLPRRSWLQALESWSGSVYQPWERWLMQRPRCRAVFVRDRLTAEILQKFAIPAWDLGNPMMDDLARTLPVTGFGEGIGGKELAIALLPGSRPPEAYANWQQMMLAVRGIVDHFGGQRLLFLGAIAPGLSLDQLQTAVISQGWQVHTPTDHSNLAVFKQHKATLILSQQHFQEYLHRADFAIAMAGTATEQFVGLGKPAIAIPGTGPQFTARFAEAQSRLLGISVIVAPQPGQVATMIESLLNDPDRLQSIAENGHRRMGTPGAAQRIAAHLLSLMNHQ, encoded by the coding sequence ATGAAGCTACTGTGCCTAAGTAATGGCCATGGGGAAGATGCGATCGCCCTGCGAATTCTGCGGGAACTCCAGACCCATGATCAATGTCCGGAATTGGCGGCGTTGCCAATAGTTGGCGAGGGACGAGCCTATGAGGGCATTCCAGTCATTGGCCCGGTGCAGGCCATGCCCTCTGGCGGGTTTATTTATATGGATGGTCGGCAATTGGTGCGGGATCTGTGGGGAGGGCTGCTGCAACTGACGTGGCGACAATGGCAAACGATTCGAGATTGGGCGAAAACGGGTGATTTAATTTTGGCCGTCGGGGATATTGTGCCGCTGTTTTTTGCCTGGTGTAGTGGTGCGCCCTTCGCCTTTGTTGGCACTGCAAAGTCGGAGTACTATCTCCGGGATGAGGCAGGGCGTCTGCCTCGGCGGTCTTGGTTACAAGCCCTGGAAAGTTGGTCAGGGTCGGTTTATCAGCCCTGGGAACGATGGCTGATGCAGCGTCCCCGTTGTCGAGCTGTATTTGTCCGCGATCGGCTGACGGCGGAGATCTTACAAAAATTTGCCATTCCTGCCTGGGATCTGGGAAACCCGATGATGGACGATTTGGCACGGACATTGCCAGTTACTGGCTTTGGGGAGGGGATTGGGGGCAAGGAACTGGCGATCGCCCTATTGCCGGGTTCGCGTCCACCGGAAGCCTATGCCAACTGGCAGCAAATGATGCTAGCGGTGCGGGGGATCGTGGATCATTTCGGAGGGCAGCGGTTGCTGTTTCTTGGGGCGATCGCCCCTGGTTTAAGTCTGGACCAGTTGCAGACGGCGGTAATCTCCCAGGGATGGCAGGTACATACCCCGACTGATCACAGCAATCTCGCAGTCTTCAAGCAGCACAAAGCAACGTTAATCCTGAGTCAGCAGCACTTCCAGGAGTATCTCCACCGCGCTGACTTTGCCATTGCCATGGCCGGGACAGCAACGGAACAATTTGTGGGGCTAGGAAAACCCGCGATCGCCATTCCCGGAACTGGCCCCCAGTTTACGGCTCGCTTTGCCGAAGCTCAAAGTCGATTACTGGGGATCTCGGTGATCGTAGCGCCCCAGCCTGGCCAAGTCGCAACCATGATTGAGTCCCTGTTGAATGATCCGGATCGGTTGCAGTCGATTGCGGAAAATGGACATCGGCGGATGGGGACACCGGGCGCTGCTCAACGGATTGCAGCTCACTTGCTATCGTTGATGAATCACCAATGA
- a CDS encoding metal ABC transporter permease → MVDWLLEPLTFEFMRRAIAVGLLIGILCPVMGAYLIVLRMALIGDVIAHAILPGLAIANFLRVDILLGAFASGMTSTFVIAWIRSQSRVKVDAAMALTFSSFFALGVALLTLLKSRLNLDELLFGDILSVNNDDIWRTALITGVVLLLTRLSYKELLFYSFDPVGAEAVGLPVNLIHFSLMAGITLTILAGMKTVGVILVVSLLVGPAITAYLLVKELHLIMGLGAAIGAIATITGMYLSYHLNLPSGPAIALVTFSCFLLGLLFSPYQGIFTQPRTSK, encoded by the coding sequence ATGGTGGACTGGTTACTGGAGCCATTGACCTTTGAGTTCATGCGGCGGGCGATCGCCGTGGGTCTTTTAATTGGCATTCTCTGCCCGGTGATGGGGGCATACCTGATTGTGCTACGGATGGCGCTGATCGGGGATGTGATTGCCCATGCGATTCTCCCCGGACTGGCGATCGCCAACTTTTTGCGCGTGGATATCCTGTTGGGAGCCTTTGCCTCTGGGATGACCAGCACCTTTGTGATTGCCTGGATTCGCAGCCAATCGAGGGTGAAGGTAGATGCGGCCATGGCACTGACCTTTTCCAGCTTTTTTGCCTTGGGGGTAGCGTTGCTAACCCTGCTTAAAAGTCGCTTGAACCTTGATGAACTGCTGTTTGGCGATATTCTCAGCGTCAACAATGATGATATTTGGCGTACCGCCCTCATTACCGGAGTCGTGCTGCTGCTCACCCGCCTGAGCTATAAAGAACTTTTGTTCTACAGCTTCGATCCGGTGGGGGCTGAAGCCGTGGGCTTGCCCGTCAATCTCATCCACTTTAGCTTAATGGCAGGGATTACCTTGACGATTCTGGCGGGGATGAAAACCGTCGGTGTGATCTTAGTGGTCTCCCTACTAGTGGGGCCAGCGATTACCGCTTACCTGTTGGTGAAAGAACTGCATTTGATCATGGGTTTAGGAGCTGCTATCGGCGCGATCGCCACCATCACCGGCATGTACCTCAGCTACCATCTCAATTTACCCTCAGGGCCTGCGATCGCCTTAGTCACCTTTAGCTGCTTTTTGCTAGGGTTGCTGTTCAGCCCCTACCAGGGAATTTTCACCCAGCCAAGAACATCGAAATAG
- a CDS encoding DUF11 domain-containing protein yields MDLLPPPFGSVNVRLGVLALDGDNGPTGSVYQGDQFRLNSTNLSDALNPANNFFNSTISYLGSYVTTKNPNYVNQLGFDADIINANGILANSATSGTLTLTTGGESYNPGVVTTAIVLYAPNMLLGKSYVDLNGGNVEIGDILEYTVTVTNNQDANGNGDPANQNVVTDPIPTYTTYVPGSLIIDGVSKTDATGDDQAEFDSGNNLTRFRIGTGANATTGGTLNVNPNPVFSSTVKFRVTINTNVPNNTQIINQAQETFKGQTLGQGTTLGAASPTATVTSSVPNGLSVNKTAAPDPVTAGNSLTYTITVVNGGPNPANSVVVNDPLPVGTVFQSISTPSGWTCTTPTVGTNGTINCTRATFGSSPYPVASQFLVTVLVSATQVADLSNTVSVTSSIGNASKTIITDVRPLPPTISLVKRITSLNGVNYTGFTGSTSDPNNNGDTTEDLYWPTPLSTYLRGVVNSPVVRPGDILEYTIYFLNSRNPASNLTLCDLVPTHQTFVPTGYNSASPHPLEAGAIPVDTGLAFASSSSSLPTLPTVYLTNVPDSDRGRYYTPGDGTAPSLCGANTNGAIVVKVVSGVTQLPAATAPGVPTNSYGFVRFKAAVN; encoded by the coding sequence GTGGATTTATTGCCCCCCCCGTTTGGCTCAGTCAATGTCCGGTTAGGGGTACTTGCCCTAGATGGAGATAATGGCCCTACTGGCAGTGTTTACCAGGGAGATCAATTTCGACTCAACAGTACAAACCTCTCCGATGCCCTGAACCCCGCCAATAACTTTTTTAATAGCACCATTAGCTACCTCGGTTCCTATGTCACGACCAAGAATCCCAATTATGTAAACCAACTGGGCTTTGATGCGGACATTATCAACGCCAATGGCATTCTCGCGAACAGTGCCACCAGCGGCACTCTCACCCTGACCACGGGGGGGGAATCCTATAATCCTGGAGTGGTGACAACTGCCATTGTGCTCTATGCCCCCAACATGCTTTTAGGCAAGAGCTATGTCGATTTGAATGGAGGGAATGTCGAAATCGGGGATATTCTGGAATACACCGTTACGGTCACCAACAATCAAGATGCCAACGGCAACGGCGACCCAGCCAATCAAAATGTCGTCACCGACCCGATCCCGACCTACACGACTTATGTGCCAGGAAGCTTGATCATTGACGGGGTGAGTAAAACCGATGCCACCGGGGATGACCAGGCGGAGTTCGACTCTGGCAACAACCTTACCCGATTTCGCATTGGCACCGGAGCCAATGCCACCACGGGGGGAACACTGAATGTCAACCCCAATCCGGTGTTCTCCAGCACAGTGAAGTTTCGCGTCACGATTAACACCAACGTTCCCAATAACACCCAGATCATCAACCAAGCGCAGGAAACCTTTAAGGGACAAACCCTAGGCCAGGGAACGACGTTGGGAGCCGCTAGCCCCACCGCAACCGTCACGTCTTCCGTGCCAAATGGACTCTCCGTCAACAAAACCGCTGCCCCCGACCCCGTAACTGCCGGGAATTCCCTCACCTATACGATCACGGTTGTCAATGGAGGGCCAAACCCGGCTAATTCTGTTGTGGTGAATGATCCCCTGCCCGTGGGCACGGTATTTCAGTCAATCTCAACGCCTTCTGGATGGACTTGTACCACCCCCACAGTGGGTACCAATGGCACCATCAACTGTACTCGGGCGACCTTTGGATCGTCACCCTACCCGGTTGCATCCCAGTTTTTGGTTACGGTGTTGGTCTCCGCGACCCAGGTGGCTGACCTCAGCAATACAGTGTCAGTCACCTCCTCCATTGGAAACGCCTCGAAGACGATTATCACCGATGTCAGGCCACTACCACCGACGATCTCCCTGGTGAAGCGGATTACCAGCCTCAATGGTGTCAATTACACCGGGTTTACTGGCAGTACCTCCGACCCGAATAACAATGGCGACACCACAGAAGATCTTTACTGGCCAACGCCCCTCTCTACCTACCTGCGGGGGGTGGTCAACTCCCCGGTTGTCCGACCGGGTGACATCCTGGAATACACCATTTACTTCCTCAATAGTCGTAACCCGGCCTCGAATCTCACCCTCTGCGATCTGGTTCCTACCCATCAAACCTTTGTGCCCACGGGGTACAACTCCGCGTCTCCCCACCCCCTGGAAGCTGGTGCGATTCCTGTGGATACGGGCTTGGCCTTTGCTTCCAGTAGTAGTAGCCTCCCAACCCTACCCACGGTCTACCTGACCAACGTTCCCGATAGCGATCGCGGTCGTTACTATACCCCAGGGGATGGCACTGCCCCGAGCCTCTGTGGTGCCAATACCAATGGAGCCATTGTCGTCAAAGTCGTGAGTGGGGTGACTCAACTTCCTGCGGCGACGGCTCCGGGGGTACCCACCAACTCCTACGGGTTTGTGCGCTTCAAGGCAGCCGTGAATTAG
- a CDS encoding DUF11 domain-containing protein: protein MKSNYGQRQQHRWLIRGLSLFGAFLIGLVAVFYGLPAPADTAFSIRYQTNDTGNIIFVGNTVSSCPMVDIAITGTDLNGGNLATGDTIEYVLTVTNNGSASATGVALTNVRPTNTTYVAGSLVILTGPNAGAKTDTNTDDQGSFGNPANTVRFFLGTGATNAAGGTLTAGQSTSMRFRVTVNGGTGNGTDITNTTNVVFTNQGMSPVTNQSSRSVFTMDVGSTTTAFGLDGIGGSAGLQVSCPLAQAGSIDAQNNDYLAAMVDIDGDNTTTLNSSSANLNLPSGATVLWAGLYWMGSSNNGSRNQVKFRPPGGVYSTLTATSLYTNTYQDSYEGFVDVTTQVQAAGNGTYFLGDVRVLPTTVNNFGGWSLVVAYRAPGEPPRNLTVYDGFLNIANAATTLNIPISGFIAPPVWLSQCPVRGTCPRWR, encoded by the coding sequence TTGAAATCCAACTATGGTCAACGTCAACAGCATCGCTGGTTGATTCGAGGGCTATCTTTATTCGGCGCGTTTCTGATTGGGCTGGTAGCAGTTTTCTATGGGCTACCAGCCCCCGCCGACACTGCCTTCTCAATTCGCTATCAAACCAATGACACTGGCAATATCATTTTCGTTGGCAACACCGTTTCCTCCTGCCCCATGGTGGATATTGCCATTACTGGTACCGACCTCAACGGTGGCAACCTCGCAACGGGTGACACCATCGAATATGTCCTGACGGTCACGAACAACGGCTCTGCCTCTGCGACGGGGGTAGCCCTCACCAATGTACGACCGACGAATACAACCTATGTAGCGGGTTCCCTGGTTATTCTCACCGGCCCCAATGCCGGAGCCAAAACAGACACGAACACTGATGATCAAGGAAGCTTTGGCAATCCTGCAAATACGGTGCGTTTCTTTTTGGGTACTGGGGCCACGAATGCCGCAGGGGGTACCCTCACGGCGGGGCAATCCACCTCAATGCGGTTTCGAGTCACCGTGAACGGCGGGACAGGAAACGGCACCGACATTACTAACACCACCAACGTGGTCTTTACCAACCAGGGCATGTCTCCGGTCACCAACCAGAGTTCCCGATCAGTTTTCACAATGGACGTTGGAAGTACGACCACCGCTTTTGGGCTAGATGGGATTGGGGGAAGTGCAGGATTGCAAGTCAGTTGCCCCTTAGCGCAAGCAGGTTCCATAGATGCCCAGAACAATGACTATCTGGCAGCCATGGTGGACATTGATGGGGACAATACAACGACGCTGAACTCCAGCAGTGCCAATTTAAATCTACCTTCGGGGGCAACGGTGCTCTGGGCCGGACTTTACTGGATGGGTTCATCCAATAATGGCTCTCGAAATCAGGTGAAGTTTCGCCCACCTGGGGGTGTCTACTCAACGTTGACGGCTACGAGCTTATATACGAACACCTACCAAGATAGTTACGAGGGCTTTGTAGATGTCACAACCCAAGTCCAAGCAGCAGGGAATGGAACTTACTTTCTTGGGGATGTCAGAGTCCTCCCAACAACTGTCAATAACTTTGGCGGCTGGTCTCTGGTGGTTGCCTACCGGGCACCGGGAGAACCCCCTAGAAACCTCACGGTCTATGATGGGTTTCTCAATATTGCCAACGCCGCAACAACCTTAAATATCCCTATTAGTGGATTTATTGCCCCCCCCGTTTGGCTCAGTCAATGTCCGGTTAGGGGTACTTGCCCTAGATGGAGATAA
- a CDS encoding right-handed parallel beta-helix repeat-containing protein: MSIPDRITPDTSLPPPIVAIAPTPQTQILRGLTILADRVTIRGLSVYGFQGRDRETASLPPADIWIGDRLPTRHRPPSKTLPPEGVVIEQNWLGIAPTGVAPNPASAFGVWITRGRGTQIRGNRIAAHQSSGIFTLAEAENLQISANLIEGNGFTGMPDAIRLEGQIQNTAISGNLIRGNAGSAIYLFKPVGAVDIHHNQITGNGKQGPTAAIYLMGNDHRVMANEITDQSGAGVVVTAAPPESPQPDSRQSLCTVGRAEY; this comes from the coding sequence GTGTCAATCCCCGACCGAATCACCCCTGACACTTCCTTGCCCCCTCCCATCGTGGCGATCGCCCCGACTCCCCAAACCCAGATTTTGCGAGGGCTGACGATTTTGGCCGACAGAGTCACCATCAGGGGCTTGAGCGTCTATGGATTCCAGGGGCGCGATCGCGAGACAGCCTCCCTGCCCCCTGCCGATATTTGGATTGGCGATCGCCTGCCGACTCGACACCGTCCCCCCTCAAAAACCTTGCCCCCGGAAGGAGTGGTAATTGAACAAAACTGGTTAGGGATCGCGCCCACAGGCGTAGCTCCCAACCCTGCCTCTGCCTTTGGGGTCTGGATTACGCGTGGTCGGGGCACCCAGATTCGAGGGAATCGCATTGCCGCCCATCAAAGTAGTGGTATTTTCACCCTGGCTGAAGCCGAAAACTTGCAAATTTCCGCTAATCTGATCGAGGGCAATGGCTTCACTGGGATGCCCGATGCGATTCGATTGGAAGGTCAAATTCAAAATACGGCGATCTCTGGGAACTTAATTCGAGGAAATGCAGGCAGCGCCATCTATCTGTTTAAGCCCGTGGGAGCGGTGGATATTCACCACAATCAGATCACTGGCAATGGCAAACAAGGCCCTACCGCCGCCATTTACCTGATGGGCAACGATCACCGGGTGATGGCAAACGAAATTACGGATCAATCTGGCGCTGGGGTGGTGGTCACCGCTGCCCCCCCAGAGTCGCCGCAACCAGATTCAAGACAATCGCTTTGCACAGTTGGCAGGGCTGAGTATTGA